The genomic stretch agggtccatgaggagtcatgagggAGTCATGAGGGAGTCATGAGGGTTCATGATGAGtcatgagggtccatgaggagtcatgagggtccatgaggagtcacGAGGGAGTCATGAGGatccatgaggagtcatgagggagccatgaggagtcacgagggtccatgagggagtcatgagggtccatgatgagtcatgaggggtccatgaggagtcatgaggagtcatgagggtTCATGATGAGTCACGAGGGTCCATGATGAGTCATGAGGGAGGCATGAGGGTTCATGATGAGtcatgagggtccatgagggttcatgaggagtcatgagggttcatgaggagtcacgagggttcatgaggagtcatgagggttcatgatgagtcacgagggtccatgatgagtcatgagggaggcatgagggtccatgaggagtcatgagggtCCATTAGGAGTCATGAGGGAGTCACGAGGGTCCATGAGtcatgagggtccatgaggagtcatgagggagtcatgagggttcatgatgagtcatgagggtccatgaggagtcatgaggaGTCACGAGGGAGTCATGAGGGAGCCATGAGGAGTCACGAGGGTCCttgagggtccatgaggagtcacgagggtccatgatgagtcatgaggggtccatgaggagtcatgagggtTCATGATGAGTCATGAGGGAGTCATGAGGGTTCATGAGGAGTCACGAGGGTTCATGAGGGCTCATGAGGGTTCATGATGAGTCATAAGGGTCCATGATGAGtcctgagggtccatgaggagtctggagggttcatgatgagtcaggaggagtcatgagggtccatgatgagtcatgagggttcatgatgagtcatgagggttcatgatgggtccatgaggagtcatgagggttcatgatgagtcacgaggagtcatgagggtccatgaggagtcatgagggttcatgatgagtcatgaggagtcatgagggtccatgatgagtcatgaggggtccatgatgagtcatgatgagtcatgaggagtcatgagggtccatgatgagtcatgaggggtccatgaggagtcatgagggttcatgaggagtcatgagggtTCATGAGGGAGTCACGAGGGAGTCACGAGGGTTCAGGAGGAGtcatgagggtccatgaggagtcatgagggtccatgaggagcagtggcggctggtgaatttttggggggggggggggggcgcagtttaaatagcactcaacaatgagaagaaaataggttttgagtagaatattgtaaaaaacaaagctttttttcacgaacacagcgtgctcaacactgttctaaatatgtccttctgtacacattgcatctgtccatcctggagagggatcctcctctgttgctctcctccaggtttcttccctttttttccccctgaagggttatttgggagtttttcctggtccgatgtgaggttttggggcagggatgtctatgtgtacagattgtaaagcactccgagacaaatttgtaatttgtgaaattgggctatacaaataaactgaattgaattgaattgtccaataacaactatcaacacactgtgactttagaggttcagagcagctttaaggaacattgggttgggtttcagaggtttgcaaaataaaagagtttcaccctcacatgaaagaggttcagagcagaatagagtcagaaagagatcacatgttacattgggggacagagtagagccactactgtaaagacaagtagctcctctctttaaagttggcaaacttctcaataactctctggtgaaagtcaatcatgtctgtaaccagcctgtttcattattcttgagggaatgtctgtttttcagaacttcttcgttgtgtttcgatgccagttcggtctcctactgctctgcatgaagctaactcgctaacagctgttagcgagttagctccatgctgttagctagataactgcggcaagatttgtgctttacacttgtctgaagctctgtagatccctcaccccgtccagagagtttcagtcccaggactttggaacaacagacaggggaaacaaaaaacgaattactcatggagcattcagctaaccagctccggttagcatatcggcttgaggagaatctccgggtgtacgtcctcccgcggtcagcgctttgctgctgaatttttaattccggatgttcgggtcccaactctttcagcctcttcttgtcaatatctgaccgtcgattgaaaggtctttcgcgtagagataccacagagttttcagtcaccgacgccatgctaacaacaagcttctgctagctatgttgctcgcgtacctgcgtggaggtggaggtggagctccctggcagggttgccaggtctgtgagataaaaccagcccaatatcagaactcaaaatatgcccgtgccaaaccatatacactgcttttaaagtccaacagcattgctatcattgccaaatgtattgtaatatctacaaagtaacatgtttagtttgccagcattaaaagcagttttccctcaagttatttcacctaggtcctaaaatggccttgtgtaattagatacagtatattatcataaataaaatgtgtgtacgtgctgatctggagtcagtttggtaggatttgggtatgaataaattatttcatttaaaatatggatttttatttaaagatattcatgtaatttgcatgcaaaataggtctacccgatcaacggacaaaaaattcaacccgcgcaacacttcaaaagtggcccgattccgcaggaaaaccgcggacctggcaacactgctctatgggctgagggaacatacgggtctctgtcTGATCTGAATagtccaatcgcgtgcgcacatttgtccatgaggagtcatgatgaGTCACGAGGGTTCCACATAGTCATCGCTGCTCCGGCCTCCAGGGACCCCATGAGACTCAACAGTTCTAGCTGGAGGTACCAGGCCCGTTTGACTGACCCTGTTCTCCTGTGATCCACCAGGAAGCCTCCTGGACGAGCTGGACACCTTACAGTTCTTCTCTGGGGTCGTGACCCCGGCGATGGCGTTCCCCACCGTGCACGACGCCGTGCTGCGCTGTCGCCGCTCGCCGGCCGATGGAGCGGCGCAGCGGTTCCACCCGGAGCCGAGAGGAGCGGACGGGGGTCCTCCAGACTAGGACTAGCAGCGAGGGCTGGGCGGGTTGAGGTAGAGACGCGTGAGTCACGCTCAAACCCATTGGTCGGTGCTTaggtgaggctccgcccccatgaCGACCTCGTGACCTTGGAGACGCTCAGCTCTGAACACAACACTGAGGCTTTAAGGAATCCGGACCGTTAACGACCGTTCCTCTTTGTGTTAAACAGTGGTGTCGGGATCGGGTGCCTACAAgataatatattacatattatatatataatatatctatatatagctGCTGGTGGAATGACGGTGAATCCTGAAGCTGCTGTAAACGTTTGTTACTGAAGTATTTGGTGCTGAGATCTGGACCAGCTGTTCCCAAGAGGCTCGTGTCACATGTCAACTCAGACTCAAATGTGgaataaactttattttttaagcaaacaagacaacaaatgACTTTTTGGGGCAGACTGGTTCTTACAGTGACGCCCCGCtggacctcacacacactcagttgtAGGTCATGTATCGGGGCGTGGCGCTGAACTTGGCGTAGGACTTGATGACCTTGTTGATGGCCTCCAGGAAGTCCTTCTCCGTGGCGATCTTCCTGCGAGCCCTGATGGCGAACATGCCGGCCTCGGTGCACACGCTGCGGATCTCAGCACCTGCAGAACACAAGAGGGTTCTGATCCAGACTCCATGGGGGGTAGCCTGGGTTCTGATCCAGACTACACGGGTAGCTCTATTTCAATAATgctggtgttataataaaggaaaCATGAGCTTCGGGTCAGGCGTGtgaatattagtatatatgttaccGGTTAAGAGGAAATAAAGACGACACtcctatgaaaatagaagtttcaggttcagctagaaaagaaaaaacgctTCATGGTGAGAACTCAAATCACCAGAGAACAAGCTGAGAgcttcggaggaggaggagaggaggaggagcctccagtCCAGAACTGAAGCGCCTTCTAAAAGGTCTTCTGTGCATATCAGAACAGATTTACCTTCCATACGACTTATGGTCTGTCTACTGCAGTCTGGAGCACATGGAGGTCACACGACAGCCATCATGCTCCACCGGTCCAGACGTGTGAGACCTGCCTCTCCACCGCCTTGTGACGGCCATATAGAAGCAGCTCCACTGTCATGtgatggttgtatagaagcagcTTCTTCAGACCTCATCACAAGCAGAAGGTTTGGAGCTTGACTTGAGATCTCTTCATGTGAACATCGCTCCATAGAAACTTGTCATTACctttaaaaggctaaactaaaCCCAGAGGCACTTTCATTAGCCAGTGTgacagcgccccctagtggccacacACAAGAACTGCACTGGGTTTCACCAACGATTTGAGGGCACATTTTAAAACTGAGAAACTAGCAGTCGGTATTCCACCGTTCCTGTTGTGAAGCTTCAGGACAGGAAGTGGGAGTGTCCTTACCGGTGCTGTTGGGGCAGAGGCGGGCCAGCAGCTCGAAGCGGATGTCCCGCTCCACGCTCATGGAGCGGGCGTGGATCTTGAAGATGTGCGTGCGACCCTGAAACACAAGCCGTCGGCGTGAGGCGGGCCCCGACAGAACCGCCTCACGCCGCTCTGGGACCGCGCCGCCTCACCTCCAGGTCCGGCAGGCTGAACTCGATCTTCCGGTCCAGACGGCCGGGCCTCATCAGCGCCGGGTCCAGGGTGTCGGGCCGGTTGGTGGCCATCAGCACCTTGATGTTGCCTCGCGGGTCGAAGCCGTCCAGCTGGTTGATGAGCTCCAGCATCGTCCTCTGGACCTCGTTGTCTCCGCCGGCGCCGTCGTCAAAGCGAGCGCCTGGCCGGGTCAAAGCAGCGTGAGGACACTCATTGGACTTTGCTTGATACTGGTTATTAAAAGAATAGCATTCAGCAATTAAATAACAGACTTCATCGTACACCTTCTACGAGTGATCGTAAGGATCTGGAGGCTCTTGGCCGGGTCAACACGCCTCACCTCCGATGGCGTCGATCTCATCGAAGAAGATCAGACACGCCTTTTTGGTCCTGGCCATCTCAAACAGCTCCCGCACCATTCGGGCTCcctacagacacccacacaTGAGGTTCAGGTCATCAGGCCTCACGGACCCcacagctgctcctcctcctcctcttcctcactcacCTCTCCCACGTACTTCTGCACCAGCTCGGAGCCGATGACCCGGATGAAGCAGGCGTCGGTCCGGTTGGCCACGGCGCGGGCGCACAGCGTCTTGCCGGTGCCCGGCGGGCCGAACAGCAGCACGCCCTTCGGCGGCTCGATGCCCAGACTGACGAACCTCTCGGgctggaggagcaagaggacgGGGTTGACTACTGGCCACGCCCCTCACAGGGCGGCGGCGTGAGCACTCACGTGGAGCAGCGGCgtctccaccacctccctcaGCTTCTCGATCTGCTCCTTGCACCCGCCCACGTCGCTGTAGGTCACGTCgggcttctcctccacctgcaacacaaccgtgtttgttctgtgtttgtgttttcgctctctctctctctctcacctgcatCATGGTGACAGTCGGGTCGATCTTGGGAGGCAGAGGAATGTGGATCTGGTACTTGTTTCTGTCCACTCTGGGAGGAAAGACACGACATTTAGCAGAGCGCTTCACGATTCTTTGACCTCGCCGCGGAGCGCGCCTCACCCGACCCTCATGCCCTCCTCGATGTCGGTCGGGGCCACCTGGTCGCTCAGGTCCACCACGAACTTGGCAAACTGTTTGACGTTGATGATGTATTTGGGGTCCTCTGAATCTGCGTTGATGATCTTTGTGCATCTGTTGGAAGAACTTTGTTACGGGAGGGGAACGTTGAGAACCATCACTTCAGAGCCATCGCTCAAGAACACGTCTTATTGTTATTGTGACAGGGGGACGTTGAGTTGAATGCAGCAGGAGGGCTGAGCGTCCAACAGAGCCGCCACATGGACCCAGAGCTGATGTTCACCTTGCCACCTGCAGCGGCTGCTCGCTCTGCAGAGTCTGCTTGTCTGCAGCCAGGTCCCAGAGGGCCGGCGGCGCCAGGCCCGTGTCGGACTCCTTGATGCCTGAAAGTCACACAAAGGAACTTCAAACAAAGACACGGCCGTGGTCAAGCGTGGTTCTGGTCACACGGCCGTGGTCGCGCGGTTGTTCTGGTCACGTGGTGGTTCTGGTCGTGCGGTGGTTCTGGTCACCAACCTGTCAGCTCGTTGATCTTTTTCAGCAGCTGCTGGATGTCATCTTCCACCTGTTTGATCTGCCGGGAGTAGGTGCTCTGGCCCTGCGGACACACACGAGTCAGAGCAACGCAGAGGAGCCCGGGCCCGGTGGCCCTGCGCTGGGCCCGGTGGCCCGGTGCAGGGCCCGGTGGTACTTACATATGTCTTCAACAGGGCGATGTCCCCTTCATCCAGAGCTGCGGAGGGAAACGACATGAACCCGTTAGCGAGCTGAGCCGCGCAGTTTAATCCCGCCACATCGTAACCTCTAAAGTCATGGTGACGGCATCTTCTCTGTCCACACTTTGTTATCACGGCCGGAGGTCAGAAAGTAAAGCTAACACACAGCGCTAAGCTAAGTAGCTAATGTCGACGGTTCTCCGCATCTAAGATGTCCTGCAGGGTCTCGACGTACATCGGATCGGGGCGtcgtccttctcctcttccttcgtCTTCCTCTGGTCGTTTCCCAAGTAGTCCGGCATCTTAAATCTGAAGACCAACGGTTCTCTCAAAGACACGAAGCTGCTTCGGCAGCTAAACTGAACGATTACACAGCAGCTTTGGGTTTCCGCTTGTTACCGGAAATCCACGGCGGACTTATTTGTAGGCCGCACCACCCGTTACAAAAGGACAGTATAGATGTTTGGTCAAATTAAAGATACTCATTCAGTTATAAGTCTAcgttcttaataataataattaaatgttaGTAATAAGTGTCACAATAAGCGGGTTACGCGCTGCGACGTAAAACGCGCATGCGGAACCAAAGTGAGATAGCAGTAGTCCCGACACGGAGCCGGTAACGGTGTGACAACGCAGCGCGTTTGCGGCACTTGGAGAGGGAGGCCCATGTGGTGTGTTAATGAGCAGCGCACACACTTAAGCTCTCTCAGAAACCGTTCGCTCGATTCTCTCGGCGCGGGACTGCGCGTGTAGCCGGTTCTCTACGATGCTGTTGGACGCGCGGGCCGGGGAGGAGACGGCGGTGTTCGCCGCCGCTGCCGGTAAGACTCGGGAGGCCGGGAGGAGCGGCGCGTGGAGGCTGCTGCTACACGTTAGCACGCAGCTCGAGAGCCGACCGGGAGCAGCGAGCTGCTGTCGGCTCGGAGGAGCTTCTTGGTGGTCGTggatgttctcctgtgtgtttcacGAAGCCGCGGCGGCCCTCTCGGGGCTCGACTGGCTGCACTGGCTTCAATCAAACGTGGAGCTCTTGCAGTGCGCTGCCCAGCGGCTCGCCGGCAGCTCCTGATCCTCGACATGCGCTCGGTTGATCTGTCCTGGCTcgcatcataaagacatgcaccgcagcctcgccccggttcgtatggatgtgaatgagtgttggtggtggtcggaggggccgtaggcgctgattggctgccacgcttccgtcagtctgccccagggcagctgtggctactgatgcagctccaccaccgggatgactgtgtgtgtatgactactggactctgtactctgtaaagcgacttcgggtgccttgagaagcgctatataaaataaatgattattattattattattattatgtgtccGCCATGAAGCACCGGCATGCCGCCCCGCAGCTGCTGGGCCCTCGGGTCGTGTGACTGCGGACTATTATTACCAGGACGCAGCGTGCTCTTTGCTCTGTAAAGCCAcaggcaggaaacaggaagtgcatgttccatgtaaacaaacaaagctcTCTGGGGTCAGCGGTCGTTTCTCCTAAATGTCCTAACGTGTCGTGACTGATGGCCGATCGGGGATGTGTTCTATCAGCATGGCTGGCACTAAGTCATGATGGCAGCAGATGTATTTAAAGTGgtgctcctcccctcctcccctcagccTCTCTGCAGATCCAGGTGGAGCCCGTGGGTCGATGGTTCGAGGCCTACttgaagaggaggaacaggaacgCATCCGTCTCCttccaggagctggaggaggagcaggtgtcCTCCGAGGAGTCCGAGGATGAGGAGTTCCAGCTGGAGGAGTACTCGATGCTCCGAACACTTGACCCCAAAGACTGGAAGGTATGGTCCCGATAGGTGTTGGTGATTTATCCTCATcagctcttcttcatcctcctcttgtcctgtggaacagagtcatgtgaccctctggagATCAGAGGGAGTCGAGTGGCAATAACATGAAACTGATCAAAATGAATCTGTGGCTGGAATGAGAATTATTCAAGTTAAAAGcaaagaaaataatattttcttaATTTAAACTATTAATTCTCACAGTAGTTGTTGATAAAAGATGTTTGAACTTTCTGATATTTAAAGACCCGATAATGTAAAGACGACCTCTTGAACCCGTTCTGTGGTATTTGATCAATGTTTCTCTTCCTGAGCCGGACGCTTCATTCTGAAGTCCTCTGGACCCTCCTCACTCTGGACTTGTCCCTCAGAACCAAGACCACTACGCTGTCCTGGGGGTCCCTCACCTGAGATACAAAGCCACGCAGAAGCAGATCAAAGCTGCGCGTGAGTACTgctcccagtgctcccagtgttcccagtgctcctcctccagaggagCGCCGCGTCCCGCTCACGCTGCCGTCTCTCAACAGACAAGTCCATCGTGCTGAAGCACCACCCCGACAAGAGGAAAGCGGCCGGCGAGCGCATCGTGGAGGGAGACAACGACTACTTCACCTGTATAACGAAAGGTAACGCCCGGCGCCACGGTTAAGGCCGCGGGGCCCCAACTCACGCCGCCGCCCCCTGTGACCTTCAGCTATAGAAACCCTGTCGGACCCCGTGAAGAGGAGGGCCTTCGACAGCGTGGACCCCACCTTCGACAACGCCGTGCCCTCCAAGAACGAAGGCAAGGAGAACTTCTGGGACGTGTTTGCTCCCGTGTTCGAGAGGAACGCCCGCTGGTCCTCCAGGAAGCACGTCCCCAAGCTCGGCACCATGGAGTCCTCCTTCGAAGACGTGGACAACTTCTACTCCTTCTGGTAGGAAGAGTTgatggagctgctggaggacagtCTTCTCACAGGTGTCATGTTACAGGTACAACTTTGATTCATGGAGGGAGTTCTCCTAcctggacgaggaggagaaggagaaggccgaATGGTAATGAACACGCTTCTCCTCGTGCACAGAAACACATCAACAGTCCCTATAACAAGTGTTATAACAAGTGTTATAACAAGTGTTATAACAAGTGTTATAACTGTTATAACTGAGTTATAACTCTAGTATAACTGAGTTATAACTCTAGTGTTATAACTCATAATTCTGTTTAACTCTTGTCTCTGTCAGtcgagatgagaggagatggatCGAGAAGCAGAATCGAGCCTccagaggtcaaaggaagaaggaggagatgaaCAGATTACGAACACTAGttggtacagacacacacagaaacgcacacacacaccctgatgtCGGAGTGAAGCTGATGGcatgttcctcctcacctgtagaTGCCGCCTACGGGAATGACCCTAGAATAAAGAAATTCAAAGACGAAGAAAAATCCAGGAAGGAGTCTGAGAAGAAGGCGAAGGTGGAAGCGAagaagagggagcaggaggagaaggagcgcgTGAGTCGTCTCTTCTCGTCTCAAAGGGAGCATGTTGGAATATTTGCAACGGCGGATGAATCCTCGTGTCGGTCATTCCCAAAGACTTATGACGTCTTCTATTGAACGCGTCTTTACCTGCAGTACACCCCTCGGCCACAAGAGGCAGCCTGGCTGTCGCTGTGGTCGAGGCTCGTGTTCGTTCTGCTCGTTTACTGATGAGGAAGAACCCCGGAGCTCATCGAGTCTTCCTCTGGCTCCACGTGAAGTAGTGAAAGTGTTTTATTGAACGTTGGCGTCTCCCAGATGAGCTGGGGACGAGGACGTGTCCGTCTGAGGGTTCAGAGACCCCCACGTGCTGGAGCTCGCCGCTCGCTTCTGGTTCTGGGTTCTTGTGAACCGGTCTCGCCCCGTTGGCTGGAGCTCACCGGTCGGTTCCCCTGTGCTCCGCAGGCCCGGCAGGCGGAGCTGGAGGCGGCTCgcctggagaaggagaaggaggaagaggaggccaagCAGGTGGCTCAGCTGgccaagaaggagaaggagatccAGAAGAAGGCCTTCAAGAAGGAGAGGCTGAAGCTCAGGACCACCTGCAAGGTAGACCCTCACAGGAGGACTCTGTGACCACGTAGACCCTCACAGGAGGACTCTGTGACCACGTAGACCCTCGCAGGAGGACTCTGTGACCACGTAGACCCTCACAGGAGGACTCTGTGACCACGTAGACCCTCGCAGGAGGACTCTGTGACCACGTAGACCCTCGCAGGAGGACTCTGTGACCACGTAGACCCTCAAAGGAGGACTCTGTGACCACGTAGACCCTCACAGGAGGACTCTGTGACCACGTAGACCCTCACAGGAGGACTCTGTGACCACGTAGACCCTCACAGGAGGACTGTGTGACCACGTAGACCCTCGCAGGAGGACTCTGTGACCACGTAGACCCTCGCAGGAGGACTCTGTGACCACGTAGACCCTCGCAGGAGGACTCTGTGACCACGTAGACCCTCGCAGGAGGACTCTGTGACCACGTAGACCCTCACAGGAGGACTCTGTGACCACGTAGACCCTCACAGGAGGACTCTGTGACCACGTAGACCCTCGCAGGAGGACTCTGTGACCACGTAGACCCTCACAGGAGGACTCTGTGACCACGTAGACCCTCGCAGGAGGACTCTGTGACCACGTAGACCCTCACAGGAGGACTCTGTGACCACGTAGACCCTCACAGGAGGACTCTGTGACCACATAGACCCTCGCAGGAGGACTCTGTGACCACGTAGACCCTCGCAGGAGGACTCTGTGACCACGTAGACCCTCGCAGGAGGACTCTGTGACCACATAGACCCTCACAGGAGGACTCTGTGACCACGTAGACCCTCGCAGGAGGACTCTGTGACCACATAGACCCTCGCAGGAGGACTCTGTGACCACGTAGACCCTCGCAGGAGGACTCTGTGACCACGTAGACCCTCGCAGGAGGACTCTGTGACCACATAGACCCTCACAGGAGGACTCTGTGACCACGTAGACCCTCGCAGGAGGACTCTGTGACCACGTAGACCCTCACAGGAGGACTCTGTGACCACGTAGACCCTCACAGGAGGACTCTGTGACCACATAGACCCTCACAGGAGGACTCTGTGACCACGTAGACCCTCGCAGGAGGACTCTGTGACCACATAGACCCTCACAGGAGGACTCTGTGACCATGTAGACCCTCACAGGAGGACTCTGTGACCACGTAGACCCTCACAGGAGGACTCCGTGACCACGTGGACCCTCACAGGAGGACTCTGTGACCACGTAGACCTGCACGAGTCCCAGCACCTCATCAGGCGTGTTCTTGCTCCTCAGAACTGGAACTACTTCTCTGTGAGCGAAGCGGAGAACATcaagatgatggaggaggtggagaagctgtGTGACCGGCTGGAGCTCACCAGGTAACATGACGTGGATAGAGACAGATAGATCTagatctatctctctatccacgtctatctctatctgtctctctctggagAATGATTCCTGTCTGCACATTCAACCACTCCAATGTATTTTATGAATGAAGACGTAAGAACACGATGCACATGTAACGACAACATTGACATGAAATCTGTTATCTGAGTTATTAGAGTGAGTCTCGTTTCACTGGCGGTCTGACGGGCTACTGGTCTGATGGTCTGGTGGTCTAAtggtctggtggtcttggtCCAGTCTTCAGGCTCTGAATGAGATCCTGGCCCGGGGCTCAAAGGAGGACAGCAAGGTCGCCGTGGAGAAGCAGGTAACTTATAACTTATTTTGACAAATtttcccttggggattaataaagtatctatctatctatctaataggtctgtgaggtcaaaggtcagggatgtctacacaaggtcagggatgtgtatgtgaggtcaaaggtcagggatgtgtatgtgaggtcaaaggtcagggatgtgtacatgcagattgtaaagtcctctgaggggAGCTTGTGGAGTGGAGTGAAGGGGAGGGAAGGGGAGTGGAGTGAAGGGAAGGGGAGTGAAGAGGAGTGGAGTAAAGTGAAGAGGAGTGGAGTAAAGTGAAGAGGAGTGGAGTAAGGAGGAGTGAAGTGAAGAGGAATGAAGGGAAGGGTAGTGAAGAGGAATGAAGGGGAGAGGAGTGGAGTAAAGAGGAGTGAAGAGGAATGAAGGGAAGGGGAGTGAAGAGGAATGAAGGGGAGAGGAGTGACCACCATGCTGCTCCTCAGATGCAGGAGGTGAACGCCCAGctgcagagggagaaggaggccgAGATCCAGAGGAGGCAGACGGTCCGCAGCACGGAgcaggccggaggaggaggagcaggaggagcagcagggggGAAGGGCTGGAACGAGGAGGACCTGCAGCTGCTCATCAAGGCCGTCAACCTGTTCCCTGCTGGGACCAACGCCAggtgaggctcctcccacctgaAGGGCTGCCGGCCGGAGGAGCGCTCTGACGTTTTGACCTTTAACTAACGGCTCATGGTCCTGCTGAACAATAggttcgtcgtagaggaacctattgtttttctaagagttattatttctCCGTCAACGAAAGTGTTTTTGAGACCTTTATTATATCCCAAACATTGTCAAATTTGACATGCATATCAGGAGTGgtgaaaatgttgatatttgatAGGTCTTGCATTTTAGTACAAAGAAAttgctctatagcgccccctttCAGTAGAAAGGATGCCATTTTTGAAAGCTATGACCGATTGTTCTGAAATTTGGTATAAATgttcacttggacctgctctacaaataagttaatggtggccatcaaatgggcctacttagattttccgccattttgaattttgtaaaaaaatattttttcacttttttccgaAACACTTTGtccgattcatccgaaaatttctggggtccattattggttcaatgtcatcataactactgaagatcttgttgatatctcattgcgttgagagaatatagaccaatgaacatttaaagggtgtggcctaatatttgaagtcacacaacttctaaattatttggcctatcctcaccaaattactAGCCTATGTCCATATCGCATCCCTTAAActacattatttttt from Pseudoliparis swirei isolate HS2019 ecotype Mariana Trench unplaced genomic scaffold, NWPU_hadal_v1 hadal_27, whole genome shotgun sequence encodes the following:
- the dnajc2 gene encoding dnaJ homolog subfamily C member 2 — protein: MLLDARAGEETAVFAAAAASLQIQVEPVGRWFEAYLKRRNRNASVSFQELEEEQVSSEESEDEEFQLEEYSMLRTLDPKDWKNQDHYAVLGVPHLRYKATQKQIKAAHKSIVLKHHPDKRKAAGERIVEGDNDYFTCITKAIETLSDPVKRRAFDSVDPTFDNAVPSKNEGKENFWDVFAPVFERNARWSSRKHVPKLGTMESSFEDVDNFYSFWYNFDSWREFSYLDEEEKEKAECRDERRWIEKQNRASRGQRKKEEMNRLRTLVDAAYGNDPRIKKFKDEEKSRKESEKKAKVEAKKREQEEKERARQAELEAARLEKEKEEEEAKQVAQLAKKEKEIQKKAFKKERLKLRTTCKNWNYFSVSEAENIKMMEEVEKLCDRLELTSLQALNEILARGSKEDSKVAVEKQMQEVNAQLQREKEAEIQRRQTVRSTEQAGGGGAGGAAGGKGWNEEDLQLLIKAVNLFPAGTNARWEVIANYMNLHSGSGLKRTAKDVINKAKNLQRLDPVQKDDINRKAFEKFSKEHGAVAPTIDNAVPSERFDGSGGASWTTDEQKLLERALKTFPVSTAERWEKIAAAVPGRSKKDCMKRYKELVEMIKAKKAAQEVAGKSKK
- the psmc2 gene encoding 26S proteasome regulatory subunit 7, producing the protein MPDYLGNDQRKTKEEEKDDAPIRSLDEGDIALLKTYGQSTYSRQIKQVEDDIQQLLKKINELTGIKESDTGLAPPALWDLAADKQTLQSEQPLQVARCTKIINADSEDPKYIINVKQFAKFVVDLSDQVAPTDIEEGMRVGVDRNKYQIHIPLPPKIDPTVTMMQVEEKPDVTYSDVGGCKEQIEKLREVVETPLLHPERFVSLGIEPPKGVLLFGPPGTGKTLCARAVANRTDACFIRVIGSELVQKYVGEGARMVRELFEMARTKKACLIFFDEIDAIGGARFDDGAGGDNEVQRTMLELINQLDGFDPRGNIKVLMATNRPDTLDPALMRPGRLDRKIEFSLPDLEGRTHIFKIHARSMSVERDIRFELLARLCPNSTGAEIRSVCTEAGMFAIRARRKIATEKDFLEAINKVIKSYAKFSATPRYMTYN